From Rhododendron vialii isolate Sample 1 chromosome 10a, ASM3025357v1, the proteins below share one genomic window:
- the LOC131304303 gene encoding protein MICRORCHIDIA 2-like isoform X2: MSPKQEKEPIQEKEPINLVEIDSSDDEDDVGVQVQTVAVNPPSASGNQTLESRSFWKAGDFNIGPTKFTPAQGQLEHARVHPKFLHSNATSHKWAFGAIAELLDNAVDEICNGATFVKVDRIYNVKDNSPALLFQDDGGGMDTEGIRKCMSLGYSSKKANTTIGQYGNGFKTSTMRLGADVIVFSRASNRGRVTQSVGLLSYTFLRRTGQDDVIVPMVDFDISNHWAEPIIYGSQDDWSTNLETILEWSPFASKDELMLQDIMLRDEANRGSLSKTHKKVLELQSHISHRIRYSLRAYVSILYLTKFTKFRIILRGKPVEQHNIGDELKYPKVVIYRPQLAATSKEVPVETTIGFIKEAPALGVNGFNVYHKNRLIRPFWKVTSDGNSQGNGVVGVLEANFMEPAHDKQDFERSSLFIRLEMRLKQMVAEYWRGHCHLVGHRPYNSNPSRIHVQSPVGHMANVQKQLPIGDHVIGLPGNVQNKTRRDHPIIGLPAELGQELTGTQPGDHCRTSFLDGMPAAQLIDLSAESAQEVRSVDSITSTSIDRICEENIHLFMRCEEHVQKENELRKTIEALENQVEETKRKCAQLSAHLESRKKRKVMQQIEEV, translated from the exons ATGTCGCCTAAACAAGAGAAAGAACCCATTCAAGAGAAAGAACCCATAAATTTAGTCGAGATTGACAGTAGCGACGATGAAGACGACGTCGGAGTACAAGTTCAGACTGTTGCGGTAAACCCTCCGTCCGCATCGGGCAATCAGACGCTTGAGTCGCGGAGTTTCTGGAAAGCAGGGGATTTTAACATCGGTCCTACAAAATTCACTCCCGCCCAAG GTCAATTGGAACATGCCCGTGTACATCCCAAGTTTCTGCATTCCAATGCAACTTCTCATAAATGGGCATTTGGAG CAATCGCTGAGCTCCTGGATAATGCAGTGGATGAG ATTTGCAATGGTGCGACTTTTGTCAAGGTTGATAGAATTTATAATGTGAAGGATAACTCTCCTGCTTTACTTTTCCAAG ATGATGGGGGTGGGATGGATACCGAAGGCATTCGCAAATGCATGAGCTTGGGTTACTCCTCGAAGAAAGCAAACACCACAATTGGTCAAT ATGGTAATGGATTCAAGACAAGTACCATGAGACTGGGTGCTGACGTGATCGTTTTCAGTCGTGCATCTAATAGAGG CCGGGTAACACAAAGTGTTGGTCTTCTCTCCTATACATTTTTGCGAAGAACTGGGCAGGATGATGTTATAGTTCCAATG GTTGACTTTGACATCTCAAACCATTGGGCAGAACCCATAATATATGGGTCTCAAGACGATTGGTCTACTAACTTGGAAACCATTCTTGAATGGTCCCCCTTTGCATCAAAAGATGAGCTTATGCTTCAG GATATAATGTTGAGAGATGAAGCTAATCGTGGAAGTTTGTCCAAGACACACAAGAAAGTTCTTGAATTGCAATCCCATATTTCCCACCGGATCCGCTATTCATTGCGG GCATATGTCTCAATTTTGTACCTcacaaaattcacaaaatttcGGATAATACTTAGAGGAAAACCGGTTGAGCAGCATAATATTGGAGATGAGTTGAAATACCCAAAAGTTGTCATTTATAGACCACAACTTGCTGCTACATCCAAAGAG GTTCCTGTGGAAACAACTATCGGATTTATTAAAGAAGCACCTGCGCTTGGAGTTAACGGGTTTAACGTGTACCATAAAAACCGCCTTATCAGG CCTTTCTGGAAAGTTACTAGCGATGGTAATTCCCAAGGAAATGGCGTTGTGG GAGTTCTTGAAGCAAATTTTATGGAACCAGCACATGACAAGCAGGATTTCGAGAGATCATCTCTGTTCATCCGGCTGGAAATGAGGCTGAAACAGATGGTAGCAGAATACTG GAGAGGCCACTGTCACTTGGTAGGACACAGACCTTATAACTCCAACCCCAGTAGAATCCATGTCCAATCTCCTGTGGGACATATGGCTAATGTACAGAAGCAGTTGCCAATTGGTGACCATGTCATTGGACTTCCCGGGAatgtacaaaacaaaacacggCGAGACCATCCAATAATCGGTCTTCCTGCTGAATTGGGGCAGGAATTGACTGGTACACAACCTGGAGACCACTGCAGAACCAGTTTTCTCGACGGAATGCCTgctgctcagctcattgatctttcAGCT GAGTCTGCTCAGGAAGTCAGATCTGTTGATAGTATAACATCAACATCCATCGATCGAATATGCGAAGAGAACATCCATTTGTTCATGAG GTGTGAGGAACATGTTCAGAAGGAGAATGAGTTAAGAAAGACG ATTGAAGCTTTAGAAAACCAGGTGGAAGAAACCAAAAGGAAATGTGCTCAACTTTCTGCCCACTTGGAAAGTAGGAAGAAGCGAAAAGTAATGCAACAAATAGAAGAGGTTTGA
- the LOC131303898 gene encoding protein EXPRESSION OF TERPENOIDS 1-like: MAGLFSIGEGRETSSSRNTNNHLLDIQQHNQQSSSSGHTTTNFLSLAAAAAANEISHHDQTWFSYRSNDHHHHHTHDHNSYRGFELWQEPAVPPQQQQQHHPLPFQDLYSSAAGGLAMVPSRNSFNIFEEDDTSSMMMMMRSGAGFMMMNSSCGTGVGGGGVSCQDCGNQAKKDCQYKRCRTCCKSRGFHCQTHVKSTWVPAAKRREKLLLLQQQQQHEQEQKQQQQQHHREHDPKGHRDSTNIPTKGGGRTGSSSLVCTRLPTSTNPTGLEAVGNFPAEVKSTAIFRCVRVSSMGDDEIDIEGTHDQDQYAYQTAVSIGGHLFKGVVYDQGPAHHHHHSHHCDHVTGAETSSSTGLLNLITAAMTTNTTSTATDAVGGGSPAPAFFDPSLNYPAPLNTFMSSDTEFFRHQRS, from the exons ATGGCAGGATTGTTCTCAATAGGTGAAGGAAGAGAAACAAGCAGCAGCAGGAATACAAACAACCACCTATTAGATATTCAGCAACATAATCAACAAAGCAGCAGCAGTGgccacaccaccaccaacttCCTATCCTTagcggcagcagcagcagcaaacgAAATCAGTCACCATGATCAGACCTGGTTCTCGTACAGATCAaatgatcatcatcatcatcacacaCATGATCACAACTCCTATAGGGGTTTTGAGCTGTGGCAAGAACCAGCTGTACccccacaacaacaacaacaacaccaCCCATTACCATTTCAAGACCTTTATTCATCGGCGGCAGGGGGCCTAGCCATGGTGCCCAGCCGGAACTCGTTTAACATATTTGAGGAGGATGATACTTCttcgatgatgatgatgatgagatcTGGTGCTGGGTTTATGATGATGAATAGTAGTTGTGGTACTGGggttggaggaggaggagtaagCTGCCAAGACTGTGGGAACCAAGCAAAGAAGGACTGCCAATACAAGAGGTGCAGGACTTGTTGCAAGAGCCGAGGGTTTCATTGCCAAACTCATGTCAAGAGCACTTGGGTTCCTGCTGCTAAAAGGCGTGAGAAACTACTACTACttcaacaacagcagcaacatgaacaagaacaaaaacagCAACAGCAACAGCATCATAGAGAGCATGATCCCAAAGGGCATAGAGATAGTACTAATATTCCAACAAAGGGTGGTGGTCGAACTGGTTCCTCCTCCCTCGTTTGCACTCGTTTACCCACAAGTACTAACCCCACAG ggCTGGAGGCAGTGGGAAATTTTCCGGCAGAAGTGAAGTCAACAGCAATTTTTCGATGTGTTCGTGTGAGCTCCATGGGCGATGATGAAATTGATATTGAGGGTACTCATGATCAGGACCAGTACGCATATCAGACGGCTGTGAGCATAGGAGGCCATTTATTCAAGGGAGTGGTCTATGATCAAGGCCCtgctcatcatcatcatcatagccaccatTGCGATCATGTGACCGGTGCCGAAACCTCTTCCAGTACTGGGCTGCTTAATCTCATTACTGCAGCCATGACCACCAATACCACCTCCACCGCCACCGATGCTGTGGGTGGTGGTTCTCCAGCCCCAGCATTTTTTGACCCGTCACTGAACTACCCAGCTCCCCTTAACACTTTCATGTCCTCCGACACTGAATTTTTCCGGCACCAAAGATCTTAA
- the LOC131304303 gene encoding protein MICRORCHIDIA 2-like isoform X1 — MSPKQEKEPIQEKEPINLVEIDSSDDEDDVGVQVQTVAVNPPSASGNQTLESRSFWKAGDFNIGPTKFTPAQGQLEHARVHPKFLHSNATSHKWAFGAIAELLDNAVDEICNGATFVKVDRIYNVKDNSPALLFQDDGGGMDTEGIRKCMSLGYSSKKANTTIGQYGNGFKTSTMRLGADVIVFSRASNRGRVTQSVGLLSYTFLRRTGQDDVIVPMVDFDISNHWAEPIIYGSQDDWSTNLETILEWSPFASKDELMLQFEDIGAHGTKVIIFNLWLNDEGIFELNFDGDEEDIMLRDEANRGSLSKTHKKVLELQSHISHRIRYSLRAYVSILYLTKFTKFRIILRGKPVEQHNIGDELKYPKVVIYRPQLAATSKEVPVETTIGFIKEAPALGVNGFNVYHKNRLIRPFWKVTSDGNSQGNGVVGVLEANFMEPAHDKQDFERSSLFIRLEMRLKQMVAEYWRGHCHLVGHRPYNSNPSRIHVQSPVGHMANVQKQLPIGDHVIGLPGNVQNKTRRDHPIIGLPAELGQELTGTQPGDHCRTSFLDGMPAAQLIDLSAESAQEVRSVDSITSTSIDRICEENIHLFMRCEEHVQKENELRKTIEALENQVEETKRKCAQLSAHLESRKKRKVMQQIEEV, encoded by the exons ATGTCGCCTAAACAAGAGAAAGAACCCATTCAAGAGAAAGAACCCATAAATTTAGTCGAGATTGACAGTAGCGACGATGAAGACGACGTCGGAGTACAAGTTCAGACTGTTGCGGTAAACCCTCCGTCCGCATCGGGCAATCAGACGCTTGAGTCGCGGAGTTTCTGGAAAGCAGGGGATTTTAACATCGGTCCTACAAAATTCACTCCCGCCCAAG GTCAATTGGAACATGCCCGTGTACATCCCAAGTTTCTGCATTCCAATGCAACTTCTCATAAATGGGCATTTGGAG CAATCGCTGAGCTCCTGGATAATGCAGTGGATGAG ATTTGCAATGGTGCGACTTTTGTCAAGGTTGATAGAATTTATAATGTGAAGGATAACTCTCCTGCTTTACTTTTCCAAG ATGATGGGGGTGGGATGGATACCGAAGGCATTCGCAAATGCATGAGCTTGGGTTACTCCTCGAAGAAAGCAAACACCACAATTGGTCAAT ATGGTAATGGATTCAAGACAAGTACCATGAGACTGGGTGCTGACGTGATCGTTTTCAGTCGTGCATCTAATAGAGG CCGGGTAACACAAAGTGTTGGTCTTCTCTCCTATACATTTTTGCGAAGAACTGGGCAGGATGATGTTATAGTTCCAATG GTTGACTTTGACATCTCAAACCATTGGGCAGAACCCATAATATATGGGTCTCAAGACGATTGGTCTACTAACTTGGAAACCATTCTTGAATGGTCCCCCTTTGCATCAAAAGATGAGCTTATGCTTCAG TTTGAGGATATCGGGGCGCATGGAACAAAAGTGATTATATTTAACCTATGGCTTAATGATGAAGGCATATTCGAACTGAATTTTGATGGTGATGAAGAG GATATAATGTTGAGAGATGAAGCTAATCGTGGAAGTTTGTCCAAGACACACAAGAAAGTTCTTGAATTGCAATCCCATATTTCCCACCGGATCCGCTATTCATTGCGG GCATATGTCTCAATTTTGTACCTcacaaaattcacaaaatttcGGATAATACTTAGAGGAAAACCGGTTGAGCAGCATAATATTGGAGATGAGTTGAAATACCCAAAAGTTGTCATTTATAGACCACAACTTGCTGCTACATCCAAAGAG GTTCCTGTGGAAACAACTATCGGATTTATTAAAGAAGCACCTGCGCTTGGAGTTAACGGGTTTAACGTGTACCATAAAAACCGCCTTATCAGG CCTTTCTGGAAAGTTACTAGCGATGGTAATTCCCAAGGAAATGGCGTTGTGG GAGTTCTTGAAGCAAATTTTATGGAACCAGCACATGACAAGCAGGATTTCGAGAGATCATCTCTGTTCATCCGGCTGGAAATGAGGCTGAAACAGATGGTAGCAGAATACTG GAGAGGCCACTGTCACTTGGTAGGACACAGACCTTATAACTCCAACCCCAGTAGAATCCATGTCCAATCTCCTGTGGGACATATGGCTAATGTACAGAAGCAGTTGCCAATTGGTGACCATGTCATTGGACTTCCCGGGAatgtacaaaacaaaacacggCGAGACCATCCAATAATCGGTCTTCCTGCTGAATTGGGGCAGGAATTGACTGGTACACAACCTGGAGACCACTGCAGAACCAGTTTTCTCGACGGAATGCCTgctgctcagctcattgatctttcAGCT GAGTCTGCTCAGGAAGTCAGATCTGTTGATAGTATAACATCAACATCCATCGATCGAATATGCGAAGAGAACATCCATTTGTTCATGAG GTGTGAGGAACATGTTCAGAAGGAGAATGAGTTAAGAAAGACG ATTGAAGCTTTAGAAAACCAGGTGGAAGAAACCAAAAGGAAATGTGCTCAACTTTCTGCCCACTTGGAAAGTAGGAAGAAGCGAAAAGTAATGCAACAAATAGAAGAGGTTTGA
- the LOC131304303 gene encoding protein MICRORCHIDIA 2-like isoform X3 — MSPKQEKEPIQEKEPINLVEIDSSDDEDDVGVQVQTVAVNPPSASGNQTLESRSFWKAGDFNIGPTKFTPAQGQLEHARVHPKFLHSNATSHKWAFGAIAELLDNAVDEICNGATFVKVDRIYNVKDNSPALLFQDDGGGMDTEGIRKCMSLGYSSKKANTTIGQYGNGFKTSTMRLGADVIVFSRASNRGRVTQSVGLLSYTFLRRTGQDDVIVPMVDFDISNHWAEPIIYGSQDDWSTNLETILEWSPFASKDELMLQFEDIGAHGTKVIIFNLWLNDEGIFELNFDGDEEDIMLRDEANRGSLSKTHKKVLELQSHISHRIRYSLRAYVSILYLTKFTKFRIILRGKPVEQHNIGDELKYPKVVIYRPQLAATSKEVPVETTIGFIKEAPALGVNGFNVYHKNRLIRPFWKVTSDGNSQGNGVVGVLEANFMEPAHDKQDFERSSLFIRLEMRLKQMVAEYWRGHCHLVGHRPYNSNPSRIHVQSPVGHMANVQKQLPIGDHVIGLPGNVQNKTRRDHPIIGLPAELGQELTGTQPGDHCRTSFLDGMPAAQLIDLSAESAQEVRSVDSITSTSIDRICEENIHLFMSSILQV, encoded by the exons ATGTCGCCTAAACAAGAGAAAGAACCCATTCAAGAGAAAGAACCCATAAATTTAGTCGAGATTGACAGTAGCGACGATGAAGACGACGTCGGAGTACAAGTTCAGACTGTTGCGGTAAACCCTCCGTCCGCATCGGGCAATCAGACGCTTGAGTCGCGGAGTTTCTGGAAAGCAGGGGATTTTAACATCGGTCCTACAAAATTCACTCCCGCCCAAG GTCAATTGGAACATGCCCGTGTACATCCCAAGTTTCTGCATTCCAATGCAACTTCTCATAAATGGGCATTTGGAG CAATCGCTGAGCTCCTGGATAATGCAGTGGATGAG ATTTGCAATGGTGCGACTTTTGTCAAGGTTGATAGAATTTATAATGTGAAGGATAACTCTCCTGCTTTACTTTTCCAAG ATGATGGGGGTGGGATGGATACCGAAGGCATTCGCAAATGCATGAGCTTGGGTTACTCCTCGAAGAAAGCAAACACCACAATTGGTCAAT ATGGTAATGGATTCAAGACAAGTACCATGAGACTGGGTGCTGACGTGATCGTTTTCAGTCGTGCATCTAATAGAGG CCGGGTAACACAAAGTGTTGGTCTTCTCTCCTATACATTTTTGCGAAGAACTGGGCAGGATGATGTTATAGTTCCAATG GTTGACTTTGACATCTCAAACCATTGGGCAGAACCCATAATATATGGGTCTCAAGACGATTGGTCTACTAACTTGGAAACCATTCTTGAATGGTCCCCCTTTGCATCAAAAGATGAGCTTATGCTTCAG TTTGAGGATATCGGGGCGCATGGAACAAAAGTGATTATATTTAACCTATGGCTTAATGATGAAGGCATATTCGAACTGAATTTTGATGGTGATGAAGAG GATATAATGTTGAGAGATGAAGCTAATCGTGGAAGTTTGTCCAAGACACACAAGAAAGTTCTTGAATTGCAATCCCATATTTCCCACCGGATCCGCTATTCATTGCGG GCATATGTCTCAATTTTGTACCTcacaaaattcacaaaatttcGGATAATACTTAGAGGAAAACCGGTTGAGCAGCATAATATTGGAGATGAGTTGAAATACCCAAAAGTTGTCATTTATAGACCACAACTTGCTGCTACATCCAAAGAG GTTCCTGTGGAAACAACTATCGGATTTATTAAAGAAGCACCTGCGCTTGGAGTTAACGGGTTTAACGTGTACCATAAAAACCGCCTTATCAGG CCTTTCTGGAAAGTTACTAGCGATGGTAATTCCCAAGGAAATGGCGTTGTGG GAGTTCTTGAAGCAAATTTTATGGAACCAGCACATGACAAGCAGGATTTCGAGAGATCATCTCTGTTCATCCGGCTGGAAATGAGGCTGAAACAGATGGTAGCAGAATACTG GAGAGGCCACTGTCACTTGGTAGGACACAGACCTTATAACTCCAACCCCAGTAGAATCCATGTCCAATCTCCTGTGGGACATATGGCTAATGTACAGAAGCAGTTGCCAATTGGTGACCATGTCATTGGACTTCCCGGGAatgtacaaaacaaaacacggCGAGACCATCCAATAATCGGTCTTCCTGCTGAATTGGGGCAGGAATTGACTGGTACACAACCTGGAGACCACTGCAGAACCAGTTTTCTCGACGGAATGCCTgctgctcagctcattgatctttcAGCT GAGTCTGCTCAGGAAGTCAGATCTGTTGATAGTATAACATCAACATCCATCGATCGAATATGCGAAGAGAACATCCATTTGTTCATGAG TTCCATTCTACAGGTGTGA